The proteins below are encoded in one region of Micromonospora yangpuensis:
- a CDS encoding DUF2332 domain-containing protein, producing the protein MPIADSFVTFAVREARGVSPTYERLCLAVARDDELLARLEQLPAASRQPNLLLGVTRLLGGPVDDPVAFHDWVLSHWQMVEAQLRTRTTQTNEAGRCAALLPVLAALPQPLALVEVGASAGLCLYPDRYAYRYGEHLVGVGEPLLECAAVGLSPPARRPEVVWRAGLDLTPLDVTDPADVAWLDALIWPEHTHRRARLRAAAAVAATDPPLLLRGDLVDDLPALAAQAPADATLVVFHTSVLYQVPARRRAAFIETVRGLPGHWIANEAPETLPYDGLPRPPDGALHHVLALDGTPLAWTRSHGQSVTWFA; encoded by the coding sequence ATGCCGATCGCAGACAGCTTCGTCACGTTCGCCGTCCGGGAGGCGCGCGGGGTGTCGCCGACGTACGAACGACTCTGTCTGGCGGTGGCCCGGGACGACGAGTTGCTCGCCCGTCTCGAGCAGCTGCCGGCTGCCAGTCGGCAACCGAACCTGCTGCTGGGGGTCACCCGGCTGCTCGGCGGCCCGGTCGACGACCCGGTCGCGTTCCACGACTGGGTGTTGTCGCACTGGCAAATGGTCGAGGCGCAGCTGCGTACCCGGACGACCCAGACCAACGAAGCCGGTCGGTGCGCCGCCCTGCTACCGGTGCTCGCCGCGTTGCCGCAGCCCCTGGCGTTGGTGGAGGTCGGTGCCTCCGCCGGCCTCTGCCTCTATCCCGACCGGTACGCCTACCGGTACGGCGAGCACCTGGTAGGCGTCGGCGAACCGCTGCTGGAGTGCGCCGCGGTCGGCCTGTCACCGCCGGCACGGCGGCCCGAGGTGGTGTGGCGGGCCGGGCTGGACCTGACCCCGCTCGACGTCACCGACCCCGCCGACGTCGCCTGGCTCGACGCGCTGATCTGGCCGGAGCACACCCACCGCCGAGCCCGGTTGCGGGCCGCGGCGGCCGTCGCCGCGACGGATCCGCCGCTGCTGCTCCGGGGCGACCTGGTGGACGACCTACCCGCCCTGGCCGCCCAGGCGCCGGCCGACGCGACGCTGGTGGTCTTCCACACCTCGGTGCTCTACCAGGTGCCGGCTCGGCGCCGGGCGGCCTTCATCGAGACGGTACGCGGGCTGCCGGGACACTGGATCGCGAACGAGGCCCCGGAGACGCTGCCGTACGACGGGTTGCCACGACCACCGGACGGTGCCCTGCACCACGTGCTCGCGTTGGACGGCACGCCGTTGGCCTGGACCCGTTCACACGGTCAGTCGGTCACCTGGTTCGCCTGA
- a CDS encoding metal-dependent transcriptional regulator, whose product MKHDLVDTTEMYLRTILELEEEGVPPLRARIAERLRQSGPTVSQTVARMERDGLLTVEGDRHLTLTALGRGMAVAVMRKHRLAELLLVNVIGMPYEEAHEEACRWEHVMSDAVEKRVYDLLNRPTRSPYGNPIPGLEELGRPEQPAADVAETERNLAFPGLAGQVVVRRICESVQTDSDVLRQLHAAGVDPGATVTVAQERDGVSIDRSGDRVRLPREVASRVFVAAG is encoded by the coding sequence GTGAAGCATGACCTGGTCGACACGACCGAGATGTACCTGCGCACCATCCTCGAGCTCGAAGAGGAAGGTGTGCCACCGCTACGCGCCCGGATCGCCGAACGGCTCCGGCAGAGCGGCCCCACGGTGAGCCAGACGGTGGCCCGGATGGAACGTGACGGGCTACTCACCGTCGAGGGCGACCGGCACCTGACCCTCACCGCGCTCGGCCGCGGCATGGCGGTCGCCGTCATGCGCAAGCACCGCCTCGCCGAGCTGCTGCTGGTAAACGTGATCGGCATGCCCTACGAGGAGGCCCACGAAGAGGCCTGCCGGTGGGAGCACGTGATGAGCGACGCGGTCGAGAAGCGGGTGTACGACCTGCTCAACCGGCCCACCCGGTCGCCGTACGGCAATCCGATCCCCGGCCTGGAGGAGTTGGGCCGACCGGAGCAGCCCGCCGCCGACGTGGCGGAGACCGAGCGCAACCTCGCCTTCCCCGGGCTCGCCGGCCAGGTGGTGGTCCGGCGGATCTGTGAGAGCGTGCAGACCGACTCCGACGTGCTGCGGCAGTTGCACGCCGCCGGCGTCGACCCGGGTGCCACCGTCACCGTGGCCCAGGAACGCGACGGGGTCTCCATCGACCGCTCCGGCGATCGGGTCCGGCTGCCCCGCGAGGTCGCCTCCCGGGTCTTCGTCGCCGCCGGCTGA
- a CDS encoding DUF5522 domain-containing protein, with the protein MGGERRALADRALTEPHPSRLSPQHPDRERILAAHAAALAAGEAGYLDPGSGLFVLSAGFLARRGTCCGRGCRHCPYVTD; encoded by the coding sequence GTGGGGGGAGAGCGGCGGGCGTTGGCGGATCGGGCGTTGACCGAGCCGCATCCGTCCCGGCTGTCGCCGCAGCACCCGGACCGGGAGCGGATCCTGGCCGCGCATGCCGCCGCGCTGGCCGCCGGGGAGGCGGGCTACCTCGACCCGGGCAGCGGACTGTTCGTGCTCAGCGCCGGCTTCCTCGCCCGCCGGGGCACCTGCTGTGGGCGTGGCTGTCGCCACTGCCCCTACGTGACCGACTGA
- a CDS encoding sulfurtransferase: MSDSQSPLVEADRLATELAGPHPPTLLDVRWRLTGPSGRADHAAGHLPGAVFVDLDAELCGPPGPAGRHPLPEVAGLQAVLRAAGVRTGGQVVVYDGGDGLAAARAWWTLRWAGHLPVRVLHGGWAAWLAAGLPTSTEPATPAPGDIVVAPGALPVIDADGAARLAGEAAGVLLDVRAAPRYRGEHEPVDPVAGHVPGAVNLPATRLVDAAGRYPAAEVLRDRLAAAGVVDGRTVGAYCGSGVTAAQAVLALHLAGRHDAALYVGSWSNWVADPARPVATGETPAG; encoded by the coding sequence GTGTCCGATTCGCAGAGCCCACTCGTCGAGGCCGACCGGCTCGCCACCGAGCTCGCCGGTCCGCATCCGCCCACGCTGCTGGACGTGCGCTGGCGGCTGACCGGCCCGTCCGGGCGGGCCGACCACGCCGCCGGCCACCTGCCCGGTGCCGTCTTCGTCGACCTGGACGCCGAGCTGTGCGGCCCACCGGGCCCCGCCGGCCGGCACCCGCTGCCCGAGGTGGCCGGCCTGCAGGCCGTGCTGCGGGCGGCCGGGGTCCGCACCGGTGGTCAGGTGGTGGTGTACGACGGCGGCGACGGGTTGGCCGCCGCGCGGGCCTGGTGGACGCTGCGGTGGGCCGGCCACCTGCCGGTCCGGGTGCTGCACGGTGGCTGGGCGGCCTGGCTGGCGGCGGGGCTGCCCACCTCGACCGAGCCGGCGACGCCGGCACCCGGTGACATCGTGGTCGCCCCGGGGGCCCTGCCGGTGATCGACGCCGACGGGGCGGCCCGCCTGGCGGGCGAGGCCGCCGGGGTGCTGCTCGACGTGCGGGCCGCGCCCCGCTACCGGGGGGAGCACGAGCCGGTCGATCCGGTGGCCGGGCACGTCCCGGGTGCGGTGAACCTGCCCGCGACGCGGCTCGTCGACGCCGCCGGTCGGTACCCGGCGGCGGAGGTGCTCCGGGACCGGTTGGCCGCGGCGGGGGTGGTCGACGGGCGGACGGTCGGGGCGTACTGCGGGTCGGGGGTGACCGCCGCGCAGGCGGTGCTCGCCCTGCACCTGGCCGGGCGGCACGACGCCGCCCTGTACGTGGGGTCGTGGAGCAACTGGGTGGCCGATCCGGCGCGGCCGGTGGCCACCGGGGAGACACCCGCCGGTTGA
- the lexA gene encoding transcriptional repressor LexA encodes MTEDRASRQKHPQQITEAGPPATRRRGAARSRAGQPAVRPVAQVSAFSDPAAVDLTARQRRILEFIRTWVERHGYPPSVREIGEAVGLVSPSSVAYQLKELEKKGFLRRDPNRPRAVDVRSPGDLDDEVTRAQRPAPAYVPMLGRIAAGGPILAEQSVEDVFPLPRELVGEGEVFMLQVKGDSMLDAAICDGDWVVVRQQPTADSGEIVAAMLDGEATVKTYRRRDGHVWLMPQNPAFDPIAGDDATIMGRVVAVLRRI; translated from the coding sequence GTGACCGAGGACCGGGCCAGCCGGCAGAAGCACCCGCAGCAGATCACCGAGGCGGGTCCGCCGGCCACACGGCGCCGGGGCGCGGCCCGCAGCCGGGCCGGGCAGCCCGCCGTACGGCCGGTCGCCCAGGTCAGCGCGTTCAGCGACCCGGCCGCCGTGGACCTGACCGCCCGACAGCGCCGGATCCTGGAGTTCATCCGCACCTGGGTCGAGCGGCACGGTTACCCGCCGAGCGTCCGGGAGATCGGTGAGGCGGTCGGGCTGGTCTCCCCGTCCAGCGTCGCCTACCAGCTCAAGGAGCTGGAGAAGAAGGGCTTCCTGCGCCGCGACCCCAACCGGCCCCGCGCGGTGGACGTGCGCTCCCCCGGTGACCTCGACGACGAGGTGACCCGGGCGCAGCGGCCCGCCCCGGCGTACGTGCCGATGCTGGGCCGGATCGCCGCCGGTGGGCCGATCCTCGCCGAGCAGTCGGTGGAGGACGTCTTCCCGCTGCCCCGCGAGCTGGTGGGTGAGGGCGAGGTCTTCATGCTCCAGGTCAAGGGCGACTCGATGCTCGACGCGGCGATCTGCGACGGCGACTGGGTGGTGGTCCGCCAACAGCCCACCGCGGACTCCGGCGAGATCGTGGCCGCGATGCTGGACGGGGAGGCGACCGTCAAGACCTACCGGCGACGCGACGGGCACGTCTGGCTGATGCCGCAGAACCCGGCCTTCGACCCGATCGCTGGCGACGACGCCACCATCATGGGCCGGGTCGTGGCGGTGCTGCGCCGGATCTGA
- the nrdR gene encoding transcriptional regulator NrdR encodes MRCPYCRHADSRVVDSREADDGQLIRRRRSCPECGKRFTTVEEAVLAVVKRSGVTEPFSRTKIIGGVRKACQGRPVDEDSIALLAQKVEETVRAKGAAEIPSHDVGLAILGPLRDLDEVAYLRFASVYRAFDSLADFEREIETLRAAALARQDAAGQPEAQGRAAAQGGPAAQGGAAPRAAARPS; translated from the coding sequence ATGCGCTGCCCGTACTGCCGGCACGCCGACTCTCGGGTGGTCGACTCGCGGGAGGCCGACGACGGCCAGCTGATCCGGCGGCGCCGCTCCTGCCCGGAGTGCGGCAAGCGGTTCACCACCGTCGAGGAGGCGGTGCTCGCGGTGGTCAAGCGCAGCGGGGTCACCGAGCCGTTCAGCCGTACGAAGATCATCGGTGGGGTGCGCAAGGCCTGCCAGGGGCGACCGGTCGACGAGGACTCGATCGCCCTGCTCGCCCAGAAGGTCGAGGAGACCGTCCGGGCCAAGGGCGCCGCCGAGATCCCCAGCCACGACGTGGGGCTGGCCATCCTGGGCCCGTTGCGGGACCTGGACGAGGTGGCCTACCTGCGCTTCGCCAGCGTCTACCGGGCCTTCGACTCGCTTGCCGACTTCGAGCGGGAGATCGAGACGCTGCGCGCCGCCGCGCTCGCCCGGCAGGACGCCGCCGGACAGCCGGAGGCCCAGGGCCGGGCGGCGGCTCAGGGCGGCCCGGCCGCCCAGGGGGGCGCGGCGCCACGAGCCGCCGCCCGCCCCAGCTGA
- a CDS encoding NAD-dependent malic enzyme, which produces MAITRLPSAGFSITIRIAVTADASAIGRLTTCVGEAGAIVTALDVVDSDPTNVIVDLTCDTADATHADQVVGALTALDGVDVRKVSDRTFLLHLGGKIEVSPKVALRNRDELSRAYTPGVARVCMAIAENPSDARRLTIKRNTVAVVSDGSAVLGLGNLGPAASLPVMEGKAALFKRFGGVDAWPVVLDTQDTDEIVSIVKAIAPAYGGINLEDIAAPRCFEIEARLREALDIPVFHDDQHGTAICVLAALTNALRVVGKKLSDVRVVVSGAGAAGTAIMKLLLRQGVGDIIAYDRQGALHRGLTGLNSAWQWLADNTNAGNYDGDLAGAVRGADVFIGVSAPNLLTGDDIATMADDAIVFALANPDPEVDPREARKHAAVVATGRSDQPNQINNVLAFPGVFRGMLDAHAEEFTEEMAIAAARAIADVVGAEKINPTVIVPSVFDARVAPAVAAAVRAAAQNPASAPTATPAADSGPADLPEVAASASATP; this is translated from the coding sequence GTGGCCATCACCCGACTTCCGAGTGCCGGGTTCTCGATCACCATCCGGATCGCGGTGACCGCGGACGCCTCTGCGATCGGCCGGTTGACCACCTGCGTCGGTGAGGCGGGGGCGATCGTCACCGCGCTCGACGTGGTCGACTCCGACCCGACCAACGTGATCGTCGACCTGACCTGTGACACCGCCGACGCCACCCACGCCGACCAGGTGGTCGGCGCGCTGACCGCGTTGGACGGGGTGGACGTCCGCAAGGTCTCCGACCGGACGTTCCTGCTGCACCTGGGCGGCAAGATCGAGGTGAGCCCGAAGGTCGCGCTGCGCAACCGGGACGAGCTGTCCCGGGCGTACACGCCGGGGGTGGCCCGGGTCTGCATGGCGATCGCGGAGAACCCGTCGGACGCCCGGCGGCTGACCATCAAGCGCAACACGGTCGCCGTGGTCAGCGACGGTTCGGCCGTGCTCGGCCTGGGCAACCTGGGGCCGGCCGCGTCGCTGCCGGTGATGGAGGGCAAGGCCGCGCTCTTCAAGCGCTTCGGTGGGGTGGACGCCTGGCCGGTGGTGCTGGACACCCAGGACACCGACGAGATCGTCTCGATCGTCAAGGCGATCGCGCCCGCGTACGGCGGGATCAACCTGGAGGACATCGCCGCGCCGCGCTGCTTCGAGATCGAGGCCCGGCTGCGGGAGGCGCTGGACATCCCGGTCTTCCACGACGACCAGCACGGCACGGCGATCTGCGTGCTGGCCGCGTTGACCAACGCGCTGCGGGTGGTGGGCAAGAAGCTCAGCGACGTCCGGGTGGTGGTCTCGGGCGCCGGCGCGGCCGGCACCGCGATCATGAAGCTGCTGCTGCGTCAGGGTGTGGGCGACATCATCGCGTACGACCGGCAGGGTGCCCTGCACCGTGGGCTGACCGGGCTCAACTCGGCCTGGCAGTGGCTGGCCGACAACACCAACGCCGGCAACTACGACGGCGACCTGGCCGGGGCGGTACGCGGCGCGGACGTCTTCATCGGGGTGAGCGCGCCGAACCTGCTCACCGGCGACGACATCGCCACGATGGCCGACGACGCGATCGTCTTCGCGCTGGCCAACCCCGACCCGGAGGTGGACCCCCGGGAGGCGCGCAAGCACGCCGCGGTGGTCGCCACCGGCCGGTCCGACCAGCCGAACCAGATCAACAACGTGCTCGCCTTCCCGGGCGTGTTCCGCGGCATGCTGGACGCGCACGCCGAGGAGTTCACCGAGGAGATGGCGATCGCCGCCGCTCGGGCCATCGCCGACGTGGTGGGCGCCGAGAAGATCAACCCGACGGTCATCGTGCCCAGCGTCTTCGACGCCCGGGTCGCCCCGGCGGTCGCGGCGGCGGTGCGCGCCGCCGCGCAGAACCCGGCCTCGGCGCCGACCGCCACCCCCGCCGCCGACTCCGGCCCCGCCGACCTGCCGGAGGTCGCCGCCAGCGCCTCCGCCACCCCCTGA
- a CDS encoding LAGLIDADG family homing endonuclease, whose product MGSLYQGEAEDTFRSEFLKISSLDGDRKTDAFYYGGVRPVRTATLRSGHSVTGTYPHRLLTAGDGGLVWKTLGELQPGDQVATQYGADLWSTVPASLRDVVTSRSYGNQRSVTLPGEMTEELALLLGAYAAEGHTSRSNWTITITNSVDSVLERIQAAWQSVFGLTARIDRQPGKCPGVVVSSKTVVEFLTELGCGSRASHKRIPDAVLRSPRAMVLAFLRGLALDAYVTTATAPKWAICLDSPALLDDLQAVLTNLGVVHGRVSKFNPAYGKSYDEVYAAGYQGQLLVSMVPFLEPEKAVAAARYLAQSYGTGTADVVPGISGRDLYDLIPAGKPGRGGIRGDRSSFAFLLDKRTQHVTRRTVERVASLDGVVLPGWLRQVLDGNLHFSPVDSVVDAGEREVYDLSVPETHAFVANGIMNHNTVNMPEQATVEDVEKIYFEGWKLGLKALAIYRDNCKVGQPLSVAKPNKAVVAAAVEAAVEAAVAEKAVEKVVEYRPVRKRLPKKRPSQTVSFSVGGAEGYLTASSYPDDGLGEVFLKMSKQGSTLAGVMDAFSVAISIGLQYGVPLETYVSKFTNMRFEPAGMTDDPDVRMAASVMDYIFRRLALDFLPYDRRAELGIFTAKERAAQLRAEAEAEAGGADLTAMAASAPVEAPETKADVAGPVGPIAQPALETADVAAAKPAPAVGSSTELLEAVIGKAADAPLCFTCGTKMRPAGSCYVCEGCGSTSGCS is encoded by the coding sequence ATGGGCAGTCTCTACCAGGGCGAGGCGGAGGACACCTTCCGGTCGGAGTTCCTGAAGATCTCCTCCCTGGACGGTGACCGTAAGACCGACGCGTTCTACTACGGCGGCGTGCGTCCGGTGCGGACTGCCACGCTCCGTTCCGGGCACTCGGTGACCGGCACGTACCCGCACCGACTGCTCACCGCCGGTGATGGCGGACTGGTCTGGAAGACCCTGGGCGAGCTTCAGCCGGGTGACCAGGTAGCCACCCAGTACGGCGCCGACCTGTGGTCGACCGTCCCGGCGAGCCTGCGTGACGTGGTGACCTCCCGGTCCTATGGGAACCAGAGGTCGGTCACGCTGCCGGGGGAGATGACGGAGGAATTGGCGCTGCTGCTCGGTGCCTATGCCGCCGAGGGGCACACCAGCCGCAGCAACTGGACGATCACCATCACCAATTCCGTCGACTCGGTGCTGGAGCGGATCCAGGCAGCCTGGCAGTCGGTGTTCGGGCTGACCGCCCGGATCGACCGCCAACCCGGCAAGTGCCCGGGGGTCGTCGTGTCGTCCAAGACGGTCGTGGAGTTCCTGACGGAACTCGGTTGTGGCTCGCGGGCATCCCATAAGCGGATCCCGGACGCGGTGCTGCGTTCGCCCCGCGCCATGGTGCTGGCCTTCCTGCGCGGGCTGGCGCTCGACGCGTACGTGACGACGGCGACCGCGCCGAAGTGGGCGATCTGTCTGGACAGCCCGGCGCTGCTGGACGACCTGCAGGCCGTGTTGACCAATCTCGGTGTCGTGCACGGCCGGGTGAGCAAGTTCAACCCGGCGTACGGCAAGTCGTACGACGAGGTCTACGCCGCCGGCTACCAGGGGCAGCTCCTGGTGAGCATGGTGCCGTTCCTGGAGCCGGAGAAGGCGGTCGCCGCCGCGCGTTACCTCGCACAGTCCTACGGCACGGGGACGGCGGATGTCGTGCCCGGCATCAGCGGGCGGGACCTGTACGACCTGATTCCGGCCGGAAAGCCGGGCCGGGGCGGCATCCGTGGCGACCGTTCGAGCTTCGCGTTCCTGCTCGACAAGCGCACCCAGCACGTCACCCGTCGTACCGTGGAACGGGTGGCCTCCCTCGACGGTGTGGTACTGCCGGGATGGCTGCGCCAGGTGTTGGACGGCAATCTGCACTTCTCGCCCGTCGACTCCGTGGTGGATGCCGGTGAGCGGGAGGTGTACGACCTCTCGGTGCCGGAGACCCACGCCTTCGTGGCGAACGGCATCATGAACCACAACACGGTCAATATGCCGGAGCAGGCGACCGTCGAGGACGTCGAGAAGATCTACTTCGAGGGCTGGAAGCTCGGCCTGAAGGCGCTGGCGATCTACCGGGACAACTGCAAGGTCGGCCAGCCGCTGTCGGTGGCCAAGCCGAACAAGGCGGTGGTCGCGGCGGCGGTGGAGGCCGCCGTCGAGGCCGCGGTGGCGGAGAAGGCCGTCGAGAAGGTCGTCGAGTACCGTCCGGTGCGCAAGCGGCTGCCGAAGAAGCGCCCGTCGCAGACGGTCAGCTTCTCCGTCGGCGGTGCCGAGGGGTACCTCACCGCGTCGTCGTACCCCGACGACGGCCTCGGCGAGGTCTTCCTCAAGATGTCGAAGCAGGGCTCGACGCTGGCCGGGGTGATGGACGCCTTCTCGGTGGCCATCTCCATCGGCCTGCAGTACGGCGTCCCGCTGGAGACGTACGTCAGCAAGTTCACCAACATGCGGTTCGAGCCGGCGGGCATGACCGACGACCCGGACGTGCGGATGGCCGCCTCGGTGATGGACTACATCTTCCGCCGGCTGGCCCTGGACTTCCTGCCGTACGACCGCCGTGCCGAACTGGGCATCTTCACCGCCAAGGAGCGGGCCGCCCAGCTGCGGGCCGAGGCGGAGGCGGAGGCCGGTGGCGCCGACCTCACCGCCATGGCCGCCTCGGCTCCGGTCGAGGCGCCCGAGACCAAGGCCGACGTGGCCGGGCCGGTCGGCCCGATCGCCCAGCCGGCCCTGGAGACCGCCGACGTCGCCGCCGCCAAGCCGGCGCCGGCGGTCGGCTCCAGCACCGAGCTGCTGGAGGCCGTGATCGGCAAGGCCGCCGACGCACCGCTCTGCTTCACCTGCGGTACGAAGATGCGCCCGGCCGGTAGCTGCTACGTCTGTGAGGGCTGCGGCTCCACCAGCGGCTGCAGCTGA
- a CDS encoding class I SAM-dependent DNA methyltransferase translates to MTEPTHLGITRAAYDTVAVDYADLLRDELASRPLDRALLTVFAETVRAGTDGRGGLDGWAGADGQMGSDGRSGADGQVGADGRSGSAGRAASDGRGGADGRVGDGAGPAGGGPRVADIGCGPGRVTGFLRDAGLDVFGVDLSPQMVAVARREHPDLRFEVGTMTDLTLPDGSLAGIVAWYSIIHLPPDLLPGVFAGFHRVLAPGGHLLLAFKAGDERVRLEQAYGHRVSYDVHRLPPERIAGQLRDAGFTVTTRVLREPQAYERTRQAFLLAERDG, encoded by the coding sequence GTGACCGAGCCGACCCACCTGGGGATCACCCGGGCCGCGTACGACACGGTGGCGGTCGACTACGCCGACCTGCTCCGCGACGAGCTGGCGTCACGACCGCTGGACCGGGCCCTGCTCACCGTCTTCGCCGAGACGGTCCGGGCCGGTACCGATGGCCGGGGCGGCTTAGATGGTTGGGCCGGGGCTGATGGTCAGATGGGCTCCGACGGTCGGTCTGGGGCTGATGGTCAGGTGGGCGCCGACGGTCGGTCCGGGTCTGCTGGTCGGGCGGCCTCTGACGGTCGGGGCGGGGCCGATGGCCGCGTAGGTGACGGTGCTGGTCCGGCCGGTGGCGGCCCTCGGGTCGCCGACATCGGCTGCGGTCCCGGGCGGGTCACCGGCTTCCTGCGCGACGCCGGCCTGGACGTCTTCGGCGTGGACCTGTCCCCGCAGATGGTGGCGGTGGCCCGCCGGGAGCACCCGGACCTGCGCTTCGAGGTGGGCACGATGACCGACCTGACGCTGCCCGACGGCTCTCTCGCCGGCATCGTCGCCTGGTACTCGATCATCCACCTGCCGCCGGACCTGCTGCCCGGCGTCTTCGCCGGGTTCCACCGGGTGCTCGCGCCGGGCGGTCACCTGCTGCTCGCCTTCAAGGCCGGTGACGAGCGGGTCCGGCTGGAGCAGGCGTACGGCCACCGGGTCAGCTACGACGTGCACCGGTTGCCGCCGGAGCGGATCGCCGGGCAGCTGCGTGACGCCGGGTTCACCGTCACCACCCGGGTGCTGCGCGAACCGCAGGCCTACGAACGCACCCGCCAGGCCTTCCTCCTGGCCGAACGCGACGGGTGA
- the hflX gene encoding GTPase HflX, with translation MPDQDTFAPNSDEEFDATTGELELSERQALRRVPGLSTELTDITEVEYRQLRLERVVLVGVWTEGSLTDAENSLTELAALAETAGSQVLEGLIQRRNRPDPATYIGRGKVDDLGAVVLSSGADTVICDGELSPSQLRNLEQRIKVKVVDRTALILDIFAQHAKSKEGKAQVELAQLEYLLPRLRGWGEALSRQTGGSGRGGGAGGGVGLRGPGETKLETDRRRIRHRIARLRREIKGMKTVRQTKRARRARNAVPAVAIAGYTNAGKSSLLNRLTGAGVLVEDALFATLDPTTRRATASDGRLYTLSDTVGFVRHLPHQIVEAFRSTLEEVADADLVVHVVDGAHPDPEEQVRAVREVLAEVGADRLPELLVVNKVDTADEETLLRLKRRWPDAVFVSAHSGRGIEGLRQTIESRLPSPAVEVRAVLPYDRGDLVARVHRTGEVLSTAHLPEGTLLHVRVAEDLAAELAPYRTEPQQAVTQSR, from the coding sequence TTGCCAGACCAGGACACCTTCGCTCCCAACTCCGACGAGGAGTTCGACGCCACCACCGGTGAGCTGGAGTTGTCGGAGCGGCAGGCGCTCCGGCGCGTCCCCGGCCTCTCCACCGAGCTCACCGACATCACCGAGGTCGAGTACCGCCAGCTGCGGCTGGAGCGGGTGGTCCTGGTGGGCGTCTGGACCGAAGGCTCGCTCACCGACGCCGAGAACTCGCTCACCGAGCTCGCCGCGCTGGCCGAGACCGCCGGATCGCAGGTCCTGGAGGGGCTGATCCAGCGGCGCAACCGGCCCGACCCGGCCACCTACATCGGCCGGGGCAAGGTCGACGACCTCGGGGCCGTGGTGCTCTCCAGCGGCGCCGACACGGTGATCTGCGACGGTGAGCTCTCCCCGTCCCAGCTGCGCAACCTGGAACAGCGGATCAAGGTCAAGGTGGTCGACCGGACGGCGCTGATCCTTGACATCTTCGCCCAGCACGCCAAGAGCAAGGAGGGCAAGGCGCAGGTCGAGCTGGCCCAGCTGGAATACCTGCTGCCCCGGCTGCGCGGCTGGGGTGAGGCGCTGTCCCGGCAGACCGGTGGTTCCGGTCGCGGCGGCGGTGCCGGCGGCGGCGTGGGTCTGCGTGGCCCCGGTGAGACCAAGCTGGAGACCGACCGGCGGCGGATCCGCCACCGCATCGCCCGGCTGCGCCGCGAGATCAAGGGCATGAAGACGGTACGCCAGACCAAGCGCGCCCGCCGGGCCCGCAACGCCGTGCCGGCCGTGGCCATCGCCGGCTACACCAACGCGGGCAAGTCCAGCCTGCTCAACCGGCTCACCGGTGCCGGGGTGCTGGTGGAGGACGCGCTCTTCGCCACCCTGGACCCGACCACCCGACGGGCCACCGCCAGCGACGGCCGGCTCTACACCCTCTCCGACACGGTCGGCTTCGTCCGGCACCTGCCGCACCAGATCGTCGAGGCGTTCCGCTCGACGCTGGAGGAGGTCGCCGACGCCGACCTGGTGGTGCACGTGGTCGACGGTGCCCACCCCGATCCGGAGGAGCAGGTCCGGGCGGTCCGGGAGGTGCTCGCCGAGGTGGGCGCGGACCGCCTGCCCGAGCTGCTGGTGGTCAACAAGGTCGACACCGCCGACGAGGAGACGCTGCTGCGGCTCAAGCGCCGCTGGCCGGACGCCGTCTTCGTCTCCGCCCACAGCGGGCGGGGGATCGAGGGGCTGCGGCAGACCATCGAGAGCCGGCTGCCCAGCCCGGCCGTGGAGGTCCGCGCGGTGCTGCCGTACGACCGGGGTGACCTGGTGGCGCGGGTGCACCGCACCGGCGAGGTGCTGAGCACCGCCCACCTGCCCGAGGGCACCCTGCTGCACGTACGGGTGGCCGAGGATCTCGCCGCCGAGTTGGCGCCGTACCGCACCGAACCGCAGCAGGCGGTTACCCAGAGTCGCTGA